In Flavobacterium okayamense, a single window of DNA contains:
- a CDS encoding CvpA family protein yields the protein MSFIDIIFAVLLCIALYKGIKNGLFVELASLVALVVGIFVAIKFSYLIKEILETKVSWEPKYIEITAFALTFLIVVVVIHLSAKLLTKIADFAYLGWLNKLAGAVFSCLKTILMLSIVILFFEKINLNNMLVKKETLDESIFYNPTKEISSFLYPKIEEWYTDISEKAKGESEKDEVENTEKL from the coding sequence ATGAGTTTTATCGATATCATTTTTGCTGTTTTATTGTGTATTGCCTTGTATAAAGGAATTAAAAATGGACTTTTTGTTGAACTGGCTTCTTTAGTTGCTTTAGTAGTTGGAATTTTTGTAGCGATTAAATTCTCCTATTTAATAAAAGAAATATTAGAAACCAAAGTAAGTTGGGAGCCTAAATACATTGAAATAACCGCTTTTGCTTTAACTTTTTTGATTGTGGTAGTTGTCATTCATCTTTCGGCTAAGTTATTGACTAAAATAGCTGATTTTGCGTATTTAGGCTGGTTAAACAAATTAGCTGGTGCGGTTTTTAGCTGTTTAAAAACAATTCTAATGTTGAGCATTGTGATTCTTTTTTTTGAAAAGATAAACCTCAACAATATGTTGGTAAAGAAAGAAACGCTAGACGAATCTATTTTTTATAATCCAACAAAAGAAATCTCGTCTTTTTTATATCCAAAGATTGAGGAATGGTATACGGATATAAGTGAAAAGGCAAAAGGTGAAAGTGAAAAGGATGAAGTTGAAAACACTGAAAAACTATAA
- a CDS encoding glycine-rich domain-containing protein yields MNTTLWHEIEKFDFDFPLSEYSFSTRLAYENYWTEAYTKKAIEEYKKFMFLAATSGVMVSPSEIVDIVWHQHLIFTESYTDFCKILGKQINHIPSTHKKEENEIFSSARKKTKELYEQNFGEQPKEFWEYNSIDQIFDLKASKYNFQLSLIYGVLGIFILTVFNVLFFKKIFISINNPYFLIVLISLFVISIILLNIFNNKKLDDILNRIKDNFIIQNLSSNELVFMDYNQLKFVIHGYVNYMIVSKNLKTGKNETIEFVDDNLETNDIIAKIVLNTVKEYRSINYKLLLDNLLSKPILNCVSRSVLSIKDVVEKSTSFMKLFIINLCVLGFFISLALSRIIIGLTRGKQIILLLVITIIIVVISYIFLTVLKNKMTSSLIPNYYKKQIISKNKSEYSSWNWNYFLLGTSLLSVTFLEMAKNYMHVNNNIQHSTCGSSCSSCGSSCGGGCGGCGGD; encoded by the coding sequence ATGAACACAACTTTGTGGCATGAAATTGAAAAATTTGATTTTGACTTTCCTTTGTCTGAATATAGTTTTTCAACTCGTTTAGCTTATGAAAATTATTGGACTGAAGCTTACACCAAAAAGGCAATCGAAGAATATAAGAAATTTATGTTTTTGGCTGCAACTTCAGGCGTTATGGTTTCTCCTTCCGAAATTGTTGATATTGTATGGCATCAGCATTTAATTTTTACAGAATCATACACTGACTTTTGTAAAATTCTAGGAAAACAGATAAATCATATACCATCTACTCATAAAAAAGAAGAAAACGAAATATTTTCATCTGCTAGAAAAAAAACAAAAGAGCTTTACGAGCAAAATTTTGGAGAGCAACCTAAAGAATTTTGGGAATATAATTCAATTGATCAGATTTTTGATTTAAAAGCTTCGAAATATAATTTTCAATTAAGTTTAATTTATGGTGTTTTAGGTATATTTATTTTAACGGTATTTAATGTTCTTTTTTTTAAAAAAATATTTATCTCAATAAACAACCCATATTTCTTAATTGTACTTATTAGTTTGTTTGTAATATCGATTATTCTATTAAATATATTTAATAATAAAAAACTAGATGATATTTTAAACAGAATAAAGGACAATTTTATTATTCAAAACCTTTCATCAAACGAACTTGTTTTTATGGATTACAATCAATTAAAATTTGTAATACATGGTTATGTAAATTATATGATTGTGAGTAAAAACTTAAAAACAGGAAAAAATGAAACTATTGAATTTGTAGATGATAATTTAGAGACTAATGATATAATTGCAAAAATAGTTTTAAATACAGTTAAAGAATATAGAAGTATAAATTATAAGTTATTGTTAGATAATTTATTAAGTAAGCCTATTTTAAATTGTGTCTCAAGAAGTGTGCTAAGCATAAAGGATGTAGTCGAAAAGTCTACTAGTTTTATGAAGTTATTTATAATTAATTTGTGTGTTTTAGGTTTTTTTATTTCACTTGCATTATCAAGAATTATAATTGGTTTAACTAGAGGAAAGCAAATCATTTTACTTTTAGTGATAACTATAATTATAGTAGTAATTTCATATATTTTTTTAACAGTTTTAAAAAATAAAATGACATCAAGTCTAATTCCGAATTATTATAAAAAACAAATTATTTCAAAGAATAAATCTGAATATTCTTCATGGAATTGGAATTATTTTCTTTTAGGGACTTCATTATTATCTGTGACTTTTTTAGAAATGGCTAAAAACTATATGCATGTAAATAACAACATCCAACATTCTACCTGCGGATCTAGTTGTAGTTCATGCGGTAGTTCATGCGGCGGCGGATGTGGTGGTTGTGGCGGTGATTAA
- the pheS gene encoding phenylalanine--tRNA ligase subunit alpha: MIDKIKSHIEEVKAFHADNKEKVEEFRIKYLGSKGVLRDLFADFKNVPNEMKKEFGQVINQLKTSAEEKVSALQEQLESKEVAKGIYGDVTRPGEPLNLGSRHPISIVKNQIIDIFSNVGFNVSEGPEIEDDWHNFTALNLPEYHPARDMQDTFFIQTNPDILLRTHTSSVQVRYMENNQPPIRTISPGRVFRNEDISSRSHCIFHQVEGLYIDKDVSFADLKQTLLYFTKEMFGKSKIRLRPSYFPFTEPSAEVDIYWGLNNEIDYRITKGTGWLEIMGCGMVDPNVLKNCGINPDEYTGFAFGMGIERIAMLLYQIGDIRMFYENDVRFLEQFKSSL, from the coding sequence ATGATAGATAAGATTAAAAGTCATATTGAGGAAGTAAAAGCTTTTCATGCCGACAACAAAGAGAAAGTAGAAGAATTCCGTATTAAATACTTGGGAAGCAAAGGAGTTTTAAGAGATCTTTTTGCTGACTTTAAGAATGTTCCAAATGAAATGAAAAAAGAATTTGGACAAGTAATTAATCAGTTAAAAACTTCAGCTGAAGAAAAAGTTTCTGCTTTGCAAGAGCAATTAGAAAGCAAAGAAGTTGCTAAAGGAATTTACGGCGATGTAACGCGTCCGGGTGAACCTTTAAATTTAGGTTCTCGTCATCCAATTTCGATTGTTAAAAATCAAATCATCGATATTTTTTCAAATGTTGGTTTCAACGTGTCGGAAGGTCCAGAAATTGAAGACGATTGGCACAATTTTACCGCATTAAATTTACCTGAATATCATCCAGCGAGAGATATGCAGGATACGTTTTTTATTCAAACCAATCCTGATATTTTATTGCGTACACACACATCATCTGTACAAGTGCGTTATATGGAAAATAATCAACCGCCTATTCGTACGATTTCTCCAGGAAGAGTTTTCCGTAATGAAGATATTTCATCGCGTTCGCACTGTATTTTCCACCAAGTAGAAGGTTTATACATTGATAAAGACGTTTCTTTTGCCGATTTAAAGCAGACATTATTGTATTTCACTAAAGAAATGTTCGGTAAATCTAAAATTCGTTTACGTCCGTCTTATTTTCCTTTTACGGAGCCAAGTGCTGAGGTGGATATTTATTGGGGATTGAACAATGAGATCGATTACCGAATCACAAAAGGAACAGGTTGGTTAGAAATTATGGGTTGTGGAATGGTAGATCCTAATGTTTTGAAAAACTGCGGCATCAATCCAGATGAATATACAGGTTTTGCTTTTGGTATGGGAATCGAACGTATTGCAATGTTGTTGTACCAAATTGGTGATATTCGTATGTTCTATGAAAACGATGTACGTTTCTTAGAGCAATTTAAATCAAGTTTATAA